A stretch of Kazachstania africana CBS 2517 chromosome 7, complete genome DNA encodes these proteins:
- the RET1 gene encoding DNA-directed RNA polymerase III core subunit RET1 (similar to Saccharomyces cerevisiae RET1 (YOR207C); ancestral locus Anc_8.619) codes for MVGTATKRRKTHSHGEHEVDKTFDDLLKPVYKGKKLTDEINTAEDKWHLLPAFLKVKGLVKQHLDSFNYFVDIDLKKIIKANQTILSDVDPEFYLKYVDIRIGKKSTSSTKDYLTPPHECRLRDMTYSAPIYVDIEYTRGRNIIMHKDVEIGRMPIMLRSNKCTLYGCDEAEMAKLNECPLDPGGYFIVNGTEKVILVQEQLSKNRIIVEADEKKGIVQASVTSSTHERKSKTYVVTKNDKIYLKHNSISEEIPIVIVLKACGVVSELEIMQLVCGNDSSYQDIFAVNIEEASKFNIYTQQQALEYIGAKVKTMRRQKLTVLQEGIEAIATTVIAHLTVEALNFREKALYMAMMTRRVVMAMHNPKMVDDRDYVGNKRLELAGQLISLLFEDLFKKFNSDFKASIDKVLKKPNRAMEYDALLSINVHSNNITSGLNRAISTGNWSLKRFKMERAGVTHVLSRLSYISALGMMTRISSQFEKSRKVSGPRALQPSQFGMLCTADTPEGEACGLVKNLALMTHITTDDEEEPIKKLCYVLGVEDINLIDSASLHLNYSVFLNGTLIGSARFPRKFVSHFRALRRSCKVSAFISIHTNSEQKAVHIATDGGRICRPLIIVTNGESHVKAHHLKRLLEGELVFDDFLKLGLVEYLDVNEENDSFIALYEKDIDQAVTHLEIEPFTVLGAVAGLIPYPHHNQSPRNTYQCAMGKQAIGAIAYNQFKRIDTLLYLMIYPQQPMVKTKTIELIDYDKLPAGQNATVAVMSYSGYDIEDALVLNKASLDRGFGRCETRRKTTTVLKRYPNHTQDIIGGMRVDEKGEPIWQHKALGPDGLGEVGMKLDSGQIYINKSVPTNSTDAFNGAAQASYRETPVIYRAPEPSHIDQVMMSVSDNDQALIKVLLRQHRRPELGDKFSSRHGQKGVCGIIVKQEDMPFNDQGVVPDIIMNPHGFPSRMTVGKMIELVSGKAGVLNGSLEYGTCFGGSKLEDMSKILVEKGFNYSGKDMLYSGITGECLQAYIFFGPIYYQKLKHMVLDKMHARARGPRAVLTRQPTEGRSRDGGLRLGEMERDCVIAYGASQLLLERLMISSDAFEVDVCAKCGLMGYSGWCTTCKSAENVIKMTIPYAAKLLFQELLSMNIAPRLRLEDIFQE; via the coding sequence ATGGTAGGGACTGCTACtaagagaagaaagacACATTCTCATGGAGAGCATGAAGTAGACAAAACTTTCGATGATCTATTGAAACCAGTGTACAAAGGTAAAAAATTAACCGATGAGATCAATACTGCTGAAGATAAATGGCATCTTTTACCAGCTTTTCTAAAAGTTAAAGGTTTAGTCAAACAACATTTagattctttcaattaCTTTGTCgatattgatttgaaaaaaattatcaaggCAAATCAAACTATCTTATCAGATGTTGATCCCGagttttatttgaaatatgtcGATATTAGAATCGGTAAGAAGTCGACTAGCTCTACTAAGGATTACTTAACCCCTCCTCACGAATGTAGATTAAGGGATATGACCTATTCCGCCCCAATATATGTGGACATCGAATATACTAGAGGTAGAAACATCATTATGCATAAAGATGTCGAGATCGGACGAATGCCTATTATGTTGAGATCTAATAAATGTACATTATACGGGTGCGATGAAGCTGAAATGGCTAAATTAAACGAATGTCCATTAGATCCGGGTGGTTATTTCATCGTTAATGGTACAGAAAAGGTTATTCTTGTACAAGAGCAATTATCTAAGAATCGTATTATCGTGGAAgctgatgaaaagaaaggtATTGTGCAGGCATCTGTTACGTCTTCTACTCACGAAAGAAAATCTAAGACTTATGTTGTTACTAAAAATGATAAGATTTATTTAAAGCACAATTCTATTTCTGAAGAAATTCCAATTGTTATAGTGTTGAAAGCCTGTGGTGTTGTCTCGGAACTTGAAATAATGCAATTAGTGTGTGGTAATGATAGTAGCtatcaagatatttttgCAGTTAACATCGAAGAAGCCTCTAAATTCAACATATATACTCAACAACAAGCTTTAGAATATATCGGTGCCAAAGTTAAGACCATGAGGAGACAAAAATTGACCGTTTTACAAGAGGGTATTGAAGCTATCGCTACTACTGTCATTGCTCATTTGACTGTCGAGGCTTTAAACTTTAGAGAAAAGGCTCTTTATATGGCAATGATGACCCGCAGAGTTGTTATGGCAATGCACAATCCAAAAATGGTGGATGATAGAGATTATGTCGGTAACAAGCGTTTGGAATTGGCTGGTCAATTAATTTCACTTTTATTCGaagatttattcaaaaaattcaatagtGATTTCAAAGCAAGTATTGACAAAGTTCTGAAAAAACCAAATAGGGCAATGGAATATGACGCACTATTATCCATCAATGTTCACTCCAATAATATCACAAGTGGGTTAAATAGAGCCATTTCAACAGGTAATTGGTCATTGAAGAGATTTAAGATGGAAAGAGCAGGTGTTACACACGTTCTATCCAGATTATCGTATATTTCAGCTTTAGGTATGATGACAAGAATTTCATCTCAGTTCgaaaaatcaagaaaggTTTCCGGTCCAAGAGCATTACAACCTTCACAATTTGGTATGCTATGTACTGCAGATACTCCCGAAGGTGAAGCATGTGGTTTAGTCAAGAATTTAGCACTAATGACACATATTACTACGgacgatgaagaagagcCGATCAAGAAACTTTGTTATGTCCTTGGTGTAGAAGACATCAACCTAATTGATAGTGCTTCGTTGCACTTAAACTATTCAGTATTTTTAAATGGTACTCTAATAGGTTCAGCAAGatttccaagaaaatttgtCTCACATTTCAGAGCCCTGAGAAGAAGTTGTAAGGTTTCTGCTTTTATTTCTATTCATACCAATTCAGAGCAAAAGGCAGTTCATATTGCTACAGATGGTGGTAGAATTTGTAGACCTCTTATTATTGTTACCAATGGGGAATCTCATGTCAAAGCACATCATTTAAAGAGACTTTTAGAAGGCGAATTAGTTTTCGACGACTTCTTAAAGCTTGGATTAGTTGAATATTTAGATgtcaatgaagaaaatgactCTTTTATTGCTCtatatgaaaaagatatagATCAGGCGGTCACTCATTTGGAAATTGAGCCTTTCACAGTCTTGGGTGCTGTTGCTGGCTTAATTCCATACCCGCATCATAACCAATCGCCTCGTAATACCTACCAATGTGCGATGGGTAAACAAGCCATTGGTGCAATTGCTTACAACCAATTCAAGAGAATAGATACCTTGTTATATCTAATGATTTATCCCCAACAGCCAATGgtgaaaacaaaaacaattgaattaattgattATGATAAACTACCAGCTGGTCAAAATGCAACCGTTGCCGTTATGTCTTATTCTGGTTACgatattgaagatgctTTAGTCTTGAATAAAGCGTCACTTGATAGAGGTTTTGGACGTTGTGAAACTCGTAGAAAGACTACAACAGTTTTAAAAAGATATCCAAATCATACCCAAGATATTATCGGTGGTATGCGTGTCGATGAAAAAGGCGAGCCAATATGGCAGCATAAAGCATTAGGCCCAGATGGTTTGGGTGAAGTAGGTATGAAACTAGACAGTGGTCAAAtatatatcaataaatcGGTGCCAACTAATTCCACCGATGCCTTTAATGGTGCGGCACAGGCCAGCTATAGGGAAACTCCTGTTATTTACAGAGCGCCTGAGCCTTCGCATATCGATCAAGTTATGATGTCTGTCTCAGATAATGATCAAGCTTTGATCAAGGTCCTTTTGAGACAGCACAGAAGACCTGAATTAGGTGATAAGTTCTCGTCACGTCACGGTCAAAAGGGTGTTTGTGGTATCATTGTAAAGCAAGAAGATATGCCATTTAATGATCAAGGTGTTGTTCCAGATATTATTATGAATCCTCATGGTTTCCCATCTCGTATGACAGTTGGTAAAATGATTGAGTTAGTATCTGGTAAAGCCGGTGTCTTGAATGGTTCTCTAGAATATGGTACCTGTTTTGGTGGTTCTAAATTAGAGGATATGTCAAAAATTCTGGTTGAAAAAGGTTTCAACTATTCTGGTAAGGATATGTTATACTCTGGTATTACAGGTGAGTGTCTACAAGCTTACATCTTCTTTGGCccaatttattatcaaaaacTGAAGCATATGGTCTTAGATAAGATGCATGCCAGAGCTAGGGGTCCAAGGGCTGTTTTAACTCGTCAACCAACGGAAGGTAGATCGAGAGATGGTGGTTTAAGATTGGGTGAAATGGAAAGAGATTGTGTTATCGCTTATGGTGCTTCTCAATTACTTCTAGAAAGACTAATGATCAGTTCTGATGCTTTTGAAGTGGATGTCTGTGCGAAATGTGGTTTAATGGGTTATAGTGGCTGGTGTACCACATGTAAGAGTGCCGAAAATGTCATCAAGATGACAATCCCTTATGCTGCTAAATTGCTATTCCAAGAGTTATTGTCTATGAACATTGCACCAAGACTAAGAttggaagatatttttcaagaatga